CCGGGGCCCGGCACGTGCAGAACACACGGATTCACGTTCTCCGTGGGTGGGTGTGCACACGGCAGGGCTGGGGCAGTAGCGTGTGGCCCACCTGCCCACGCCACGAGGCTGCCCTGCACACCTGGGTGACGCCGGCTCAGTCGCCCCCAGAACGGACCCGGTCTGAGGTGGGGAGGCCGATGTTCCCAGCACAGACTCGGGAGCATAAAGTGACCGgggccagggtcagggctggCCAGGACGGGACAAGGTATAAAAGTCTCACACGCACACACGGGGACACGCACTCCTGGGGGCCAGAGAAGACGTGCGGCCGGCCCCAGGCCCTCACACGACGCTCTGCCGGCCCCCGGGTCCCTCGAAGTCGGACACCCCAGAGCCGCGGCCCCGGCCGAAGTCAATGAAAATGCCCTCGGAGTCCGAGTCCACGGACTCCAGGATCTGGTCCACCAGGTTCTCGGGGCTGGACGTGGGCGGGGAGCCGCGCTCCGGGCCCCGGCTGTGCTCGGGGGGCTGGCCGGGCGGGCACAGTCTGCTGGGGCAGGGCCCCGAGCGGGGTGCCGGGGAGGGGCGGAAGGCCCCCGCGGGGCCCTGGCCGGGCGAGTCGGAGAAGCCCTGGGTGTCGGGGCAGGACGTCATCTCGGACACGGAGTGCCGGCGGATGCTCGTGCCGCCGGCCGCGGCGCCCTCCGCCTCGTGCTCGGCCACGGGGTTCAGCAGCGGCGTGTTGTAGCTCTTGGAGCGCACCACCGGGTTCTTGGCCAGCACGTCCCCCGAGCGGGAGCGGCGCCGGAAGCGCTTCTCTGCAGGGAGAGGCACGGTCAcgggcggggcagggcggccACGCGCCCGCCTGCTCCTTCGCGCCGGCTCGCCCTGGCGCCCGCGGGGCAGGCCTGACTGACGCAGAGCCTGGCCCGGCCCGCCGGGCACCACGGGGACTCGGGTCCCGGCTCTGACGCCAGGTCAGGTCCCAGTGACCCCTCGATGGGCAGGGCCTCGAGTCACCTGCCCAGGTTGGAATCTGCACCCTGCCAGTGACCTGTAAATGACCCCAGGTAAGTTACTGGTACGTACTccctccgtgcctcagtttccccaccggTGGAAGCCTACGGGTCTTGGCGCTTGCCAGGTGCCAGCACCTTCCCAGGCAGACACGGCCCCTGCCCTGAGAGCTGGTCTCCCGGTGTCCGTGTGTTGCGTGGGCTAGCCACAGGGTCAGGTCGCGGCCACGCTGGGGGCAGGTGGCGGAGGCCCCCCACGTAAGGCCAGGCTGGGAGTCTATCCTGAGGGGCAGCTTTCGGCGGGCCTCAATGGCCACTGGGTGGAGAGTATCAGGCTGTAGGGGATGAGGGCAGACTCAGGGACCCAGGTAGGAGGCCCCATCGGTCATCTGGGCGGGAGGCAGTGGTCCTGGTGGCAGAGGCCAGGCCCACGCGGGGCCCTGCAGTCCCAACAGTGACCACCAGGTGGCAGTGCTGAGCGCAGCAAGGGCCTTGAGGGTCTTCCCTGGCCTGGGAGGCCATGGGGTCCGTCCTGCCCAGCTGGGGCTCAGAGTCCCCTCGGCTGCAGGGGCCCTGCCTGAGCTGGGACACATTGGCAGGACACATTGGGTTTTATGCCAGCAGGTGGGCACAGAGGTGCCACTCTGCATGGAGGGCATGTTCCCAAGTGGCCCTTATGCCACCTGTCCCCTTGGCTTGGGATGTCCCTGTCCCTCAGTGCAATGCCACCTTGGGTACTCGCTGGTCTGCTTCCCCTGTGGGACCACAGCCAgtgggggtgaggctgggcacacagtaggtgctcaggtGACGCTGCTGAATGGACTAACAGGCTCTATCAAGGGAGCAACATGGCGGCTCCTGCTGGATGGGCCAGGCGGCCCCGgacgccccccgcccccccccccggcctgCCCCGCCCACCCAGGACCCCACTGGCCATCCTCTGTCCCTGCAGGAGTCCTCGGGCTCCGGCATCTGCCCGTGGACAACGCCCTGTCTGGCCGACCTCTGGTCACCGAGCACAGATGTGACCCCCGGGGAACAGTGGCCTCGTGGggctgcctgcccagcccccaccctgctgTCCAGGCCAGCGCACGGCAGGGCTGGCGGACACTCAGGGCGGGAGTGCCGCACGCCTGAGAAGCCAATCCCGAGCGGGAGGCTGGCTccgccacccctgccccagcccgggcGGACCCCTACCCAGGATGCAGGAGTGGGTGAAGGGCCCCTCGCTGGAGTAGAGGCCGTAGGTGCCCAGGTACGGCGACACCACCTTCTGGATCAGCGTCTCCAGGCGCAGGTAGTCCTCCGTCACGCCCCTGGACTCGTGCACCCCCTGCAAGAGCACGAGGGAGGGTCACAGGCCCGAGCCTgccggcccccagccccctcccccactcccagggGGTCTCTGCCCCCACGCAGGGCCCACAGCACCCCCCCAGCCCCTCTCAGAGCGTGTGGCCCGAGTCATTGGTGCTCCACACCCTCGGTGGCCGCCTGCCGCACACAGCAGCCGTCAGGGGCCTGGGAGACCTCGATGGCTCAGGGAAAGGGGCCCTCTGGCCAAACGCCGCCGCTCAccacccaccctgccctccctgcccccgggAGTTCCTGCGCTGGAGTCCTGCCCGTGCTGGGAGACGCCTGCGGACCCCGCCCGGGGATGGCCGCACTGGCTcatccgcccccccccccactggctCCCTGAGGGCACCTAGACAGGCAGCTCGGCGGGGGCTGTGGTGCCGCCACTCCCCTCCCTGGGACAGGACCCCCGCCCCGGCTGTCGCGAGTGTGGCCACTGACAGCAACCCTGGAGCCCCTCCCAGAGCTGTCCTCGAGGACAGAAGCCATCAGGACAGACGTCGGGGGCCACCATGTGTGGAGCCACAGCCCCAGGCCGACGGCATCCGTGTACAAGGGCCCAGCCTCCTGCCCGAGGGCACGGCCTGGGCCTGTCCACCCTCCCAGGCACCCGTGTTCTCTCCTGAAcccaccctcctgcctctctctccccggCAGGTTCCTCCCAGAGGGTCCCCGTCCTAAGTCACGTGCCCATAAAGCCTCGTCTCGGGCTCTGCCTCGGACCCCGGACGCGCCCCGGACCCGGGTCCGATCCCCTGTCCCCCAGCGCCCACCTGCAGCACCAGCAGCATCTGCACGATGGCCGGGGGCACGCGGGCGTGGGCCCGGGCCAGCGCGTCCTCCAGCTTCACGCTGAGGGTGATGGCGTTCCGGAAGTGCAGCAGGGCCAGCTGGCGCACCGACGGCTCCTTGCCCTGCGGACACAGAACCGCCCTGCCGCGTCACCTGGGCCTAGTCCCCTGCCCCCAGATGCCGGGGAACGGACCTGCTGACCCCCCAGGCCCCCTGCACCCCACGGTGACCCTGCCCCAAGGACACAGGGCCCCTTCAGTTTCCTCTGGCAGGGGAAGGGTCACCGCCACACACAGCCCCGGGCCTCACTGCTGAGCTTTACAGGGAGGCAGCCGGCCTTATTTGCATCCTGTGTGTTTAGGAAACAGGTTCCGAGAGGCCCAGGGAAGGCCAGGCGCAGCCAGCCCAGGCCACGGCAGGCGCACTCGTCCCCGGGAGCCTCCTTCCCCGGAGCAAGGCCAGGGTGGGGGTGCTACCGCCCTGGGTCCCAGGTGGCACAGGCTCCTGGGgctccccctccaccctccccaggcTGGGCCGCTCACCTGCACCGGGTAGAAGATGGCCTGCAGCGTGGGCAGCACGTCGCTGAAGAAGAAGTCCCAGGTCTCGGCCAGAGAGTCCAGCAGCTTCTGTCCTGTGGGCACGGGGGGCCGTCACCACCTGGCCCCAAGAGGCTCCGGCAGACGCTTCCGCTCTCCCAGGACGGGCCGGAGGCGGCGGGAGGGGCCGGCCTGGGCTCTGGGGTCCAGAGGCACCAGCCTGAGGCCACATCCAGCCCAGTCACTGGCAGCTGAGGCCCCAGGCCTTCCGCTTAACTTCAGCTTCTCCGGTTGGGAAACGGGACGGTAACGGGGCCGACCTCCCAGAGCTGGCGGCACTGGGCACTCGGCACAGGGTCCGGTGCCCGCAGATGCCAGGTGCTAGTTCCTGTCGCCCACGAGCCCCGCACTCGTGTGCCCGCACAGCAgctcctgctctccctgctctCGCCGCTCCCTGCAACAGCCCTGCCAAGCAGCGAGCGCCCGCCCGCCAACATAGCACCGACTCGGTGCCGGGCCTCGTGCTGGGCGGCGGGGACCCAGCTGAGCCCAAGCGTCCCCAGGCCCGTCACACCACAGGGAGCGGGACACCGAGTGGCAGCGACAAGGACAGTGGCCAGGGTGGCCTCCACTGAGCAGAGAAAGACTCAGCTTCTGAGAAAAGGGTCTACCATGGTCAGTgacccccagggcccagggccagcccaggCTGCCCGTGGTGAGATCCGGGGAGCCACGAGGACCACGTCCAAGGAAGGATGGTGGAGAGCGGGTcaggcagggagggcttcctggaggaggtgctaTCCATACTGGACACGGGGGCTGGGCTTGCCAGACTGACGGCACGTGGCGGCACATCTTGGCGTGTGAACCTCTGAGCAGACAGACAAGCTCAGCGGGCATTTCTGCCGGCCCGGGAGATGAGGGCAGCCCAAGTGCCCCGCGCTGGCTCTGGGCTCCGCCAGGAGACACAGCACGCGGAGCCCTCGGCCTCTCTGCCTGGATGGCGCAGAGAAGCTGGGTGTGGGCTGCCGGCCCGCGGCTGAGCAGGCCCTGGCACGCGTCCCCAAGGCCTCTGCTGCCGGGAGGGGCCCCGCCTGGGAGCCAGGCTAGCCAACGGCTGGGAAAAAGGGGCTGCTGGGGGTGACTCCCAGCGAGGAGGGGAGAGTCGCGCACGCCGGCCACCTCGCCTGCAGGTCAGGCCAGGACTGCCTGGAGGTTTCCATGGGAACGCTGAGGCCAGACAAGGGCCTTTTCCTCACGTTTCTTGGGACCCGCGCCCCTCCCCAAAAGCCAGGTCTGCGTGGGCCCCAGCACTGCTGGCAGGGCCGGCCAGGGGCAGCCCTGAGTGTGGCCCGGTGGCCTCCCAGGTGGCCCACACCTGGCGCTGGAGGGGCCGGAGGCGGGCAGGAATGCCTGGGCTGGGCGGGCGCTCACTGCCCCGTGGAACGGCGCCCGCACACAAAGTCCCTTCAGTTCCCTGCCGGCGCGGCGAGAAGAAAGGCGGCTTAGTCCCTGCCAGCCGTGGGGTGGCCTGGGCGCCCGCCAGGCCAGCGTTCTGCTGAGCACAGGCCGTTCTCCGGCCCACGGGGCGGACACGCCGCGGAGAGCAGACGCCGTAAAACACAGAGGCCGCACTGGCCAGGAGGGGTGGCCTCGTCTGCTGGCCGCGCTCGCCGCCAGGGACTGTGCTCCGGGCAGAGTGGCGGGGCTGCCAGGGTCAGCGAGTCAGGGGCCCGGGGTCAGGCCCTGCTTCCCGCCACGCTGGGGGCCCCAGGGAAGTCCCCGAGCCGAGACTTGGGGCAGCCCCTCTGCACATGGGCGCGATGAGCGCCCACGCGGGCAGGGTGCAAGCTGCAATGGAACTGCCCCGGCTCTGCTCCGGGGGCGCGGCTGGGTGTGCGTGTGCGCCGTGCCGTGCGTGGCTCGTGCCCACAGCGGCGGAGCTGGGCCCCGCGGGCAGCCAGCACACGTGGTGGTCGCGGCCCCGGGGCCGGTCACAGTGcgtcctctcccctcctccactcAGGGGCCGAGACAGGAAGGAACCGGGCTGACCTGGCTCAAGTCTCACAACCCACAAAGACCAAGGGACGGTGAGGACCGCAGGGCAGTGACAGAGGCCACGGCAGAGGCTCCGTGAGTGGGGCCGAGGGTGTCTGGCCGGGCGCTGGCCGTGGCACACGGAGGCCAGTATGTGAAGGTGCGGTTTGGTCGCATGACCTAGACCAGGCTCAGGTTCCCTGGCGGGCGAGAGACGCACGTCCCAGGCCCGGGGCCGGAGAGGACCATGGGCCCCTCCTCAGAGCTCCTGAGTTTCTGGCTGCCAACGAGTGACCCTGGTGGCAGCGGAGCCGATTTCCGTAAACCGCCACATGGAGACGTCAAACCACAGCCTCAGGCGTGGTCCAGCCTTCACCTCTTCCTGGGGGCCTCTACCCCCAGACTGGTCCTCCAAGCTTCCCACTCCCAGGAACCGCTCTGCTCGGGGGTCTAAGTCCAAGGCCTCCCTGGAGGCTGGAGAGAAGGGGCAGGTGGCGAGGTCCGGGGCTGCCCACTCGgggcccccaccctgcctccatCCACACCCTCCCTGGCTGCGAGCTGTCTCCAGAAGTCCCACTGGGACATACAactgggtggggagcagggaagggaagtTCTAAGGCCACCCTTCAGGGCACGGAGTCAGCGGCATGGGGACCAAAGGGGACCAGCCACCCACATTTTGAGGCCCTGCTTCGGAGCCACCACCTCCATGTAGCCCTCCCTGATTGCCAAAGTGGAATtagcccttcccttccccttgacATTCATCGCACTGCACTGTCACCATCTGGTTTATCTCTGGGTTCCCGGAGGCCACCTGCGCCTGACAGGTAGTGAGCCCTCCTGTGGACAGAGCCCGTCCCACCCCACGGTGCTAAGGTGGGGCACTGAGGCCAGGGAGGAAAGGCTGTGGGAATTGGAGGCCAGCGCTCCCACTCCCAGCCTGGAGCTGCAGGCCTATCCCGGAGGCCGGGAGgtcaggcagggggtggggcagagcccctGGGCGGGGCTTGCCCTGCCGCCCTCGGCCCCTTCCGGCCCCTTCCGCCAGGCAGGCGCTCACTGCTGCCCGGGCAGAGCTCCACACGCCACACAAAGCCCCTCTCCCCCATCCCGCTCCCCTGCGCCAGAGCTGGTGGGCGGCGCAGGCACCCGGGAATGTGCCGAGTCAGGAGGGGCGCGGGAGGGCACCCTCCTCGATGCCAAGTGCCACGGCCCCAGCTGAcaggctgcctcctccaggaagccatccTGGGTCTCCGGCTGCCTGTGCCGCCCCTCTGGGGCTGACGGTTCTCACAGCCTCCTGCTCTTGCCGCGGCCGGCCCACCCACTGCACGCAGCGCAGGTGCCGGAGGAACACGCCACGCCGCcaggcctcagtgtcccctcTGTGAACCGGGGAGCACCCCTTCTCCCCAGGGTCAGAGCAAGGCCTCACAGGGACCTGGAGCAGCAGAGCGCAGAGTGTGGGCTCGAGCCTCAGTTCCCCACTTTGCACCCTGGCTCTGCCACGGAGCAGCCATGTGGCCTAGGCCACACACGGGACCTCTCGGTGCCTTTCCCTCCCCGCATGCTCAGTGGGGATGGTAATCGTGGCTCCCGCACAGGGTTGCCGGGGATCAAATGAGACAGCAGAGAGAGTCTGGCGCAGAGCGTGCACCTGCCCGGTGCCgggcgcatagtaggtgctcaaccaACGGTCAGGGAGCCTGAACCCAGCACAGGGCTTGGCGGGCAGCAGGCCCCGAGTGGGGGAGATTGGTTAGAGCTGAGCCGTCCCCTCACCTGACCTTCCCCCACACGGGTTCACTCCCACGAGGACGCCCGCATTTCGGCTGTTGCCCCAAACCACTCAAACCTGGGAGCCCAGGACCCGGCAGGTGGCCAAGGCCTCCGCCCACCTGCTGAGGCCTGTGCAGGGCAGAGAGGCCAGCGGGAACCTCGGGGCCCCTGGAAGGGCAAAGGGTTCGAATGCTGCCTCTCCCCTGACGTGCCGTGTGGCGCGGACAGACCGCCTGTCATTACTGTGTTGAACCCACTTGGGAACAACGACCTGAAGGCCGCCTAGGGTGGGTGTGATCCTTGAAAGAGAAAACTCACCGAAACTCCCTCCACCATGCTCAGGTCAGCAGCCGCGAACGCCTGCCCCTCCATCTGTGAGCCCCGGGGCCACCTCTGCCCTCCGAGCCTCAAAACCCAGACCGGGGTCCCCCTAGGCCTCTGGGTGGGACCACCCAGGGACAGAAAGCCCCATGGGTGTGGGCATGGGTCCCCTCCCCCAGAGGCGGGGACCTTCCTGGCTCTGGTAGGTTTGGGCAGACCCTCTCCCAAGGCCCTACTGTGGGTGCAGATCTCGG
This Microcebus murinus isolate Inina chromosome 10, M.murinus_Inina_mat1.0, whole genome shotgun sequence DNA region includes the following protein-coding sequences:
- the PRR5 gene encoding proline-rich protein 5 isoform X2, translating into MSSPSLSDLGKREPAAAADERGTQQRRACANATWNSIHNGVIAVFQRKGLPDQELFSLNEGVRQLLKTELGSFFTEYLQNQLLTKGMVILRDKIRFYEGQKLLDSLAETWDFFFSDVLPTLQAIFYPVQGKEPSVRQLALLHFRNAITLSVKLEDALARAHARVPPAIVQMLLVLQGVHESRGVTEDYLRLETLIQKVVSPYLGTYGLYSSEGPFTHSCILEKRFRRRSRSGDVLAKNPVVRSKSYNTPLLNPVAEHEAEGAAAGGTSIRRHSVSEMTSCPDTQGFSDSPGQGPAGAFRPSPAPRSGPCPSRLCPPGQPPEHSRGPERGSPPTSSPENLVDQILESVDSDSEGIFIDFGRGRGSGVSDFEGPGGRQSVV
- the PRR5 gene encoding proline-rich protein 5 isoform X3; translated protein: MVILRDKIRFYEGQKLLDSLAETWDFFFSDVLPTLQAIFYPVQGKEPSVRQLALLHFRNAITLSVKLEDALARAHARVPPAIVQMLLVLQGVHESRGVTEDYLRLETLIQKVVSPYLGTYGLYSSEGPFTHSCILEKRFRRRSRSGDVLAKNPVVRSKSYNTPLLNPVAEHEAEGAAAGGTSIRRHSVSEMTSCPDTQGFSDSPGQGPAGAFRPSPAPRSGPCPSRLCPPGQPPEHSRGPERGSPPTSSPENLVDQILESVDSDSEGIFIDFGRGRGSGVSDFEGPGGRQSVV
- the PRR5 gene encoding proline-rich protein 5 isoform X1; the protein is MRTLRRLKFMSSPSLSDLGKREPAAAADERGTQQRRACANATWNSIHNGVIAVFQRKGLPDQELFSLNEGVRQLLKTELGSFFTEYLQNQLLTKGMVILRDKIRFYEGQKLLDSLAETWDFFFSDVLPTLQAIFYPVQGKEPSVRQLALLHFRNAITLSVKLEDALARAHARVPPAIVQMLLVLQGVHESRGVTEDYLRLETLIQKVVSPYLGTYGLYSSEGPFTHSCILEKRFRRRSRSGDVLAKNPVVRSKSYNTPLLNPVAEHEAEGAAAGGTSIRRHSVSEMTSCPDTQGFSDSPGQGPAGAFRPSPAPRSGPCPSRLCPPGQPPEHSRGPERGSPPTSSPENLVDQILESVDSDSEGIFIDFGRGRGSGVSDFEGPGGRQSVV